GCTCTGGAGCGAAGATCCTGCTGACGACGGTGAGACGCATCGCTTAGAGCACGACGACGGCGTTACTGCGCGCCGAGTCGAGGGCGGCTTCGACGACCGCGAGCGTTCGCAGCCCCTGAGCCATAGTGACGACGTCGGTCTCATGCCCGAGCACAGCATCGCGGAAGGCCTCATGCTCGACGCGCAGCGGCTCGCGCTTGGCGAACGCGTAGCGCGTGACGTCTCCTTCTGAGACCCCGCGGAACGACGACACAGACTCCCATTCGAGGGGGAACGTGCCATTGGCATAGAAGGTGAGGTCCCCCGTGGAGGTATCGGCGACGAACGCGCCCTTCTCCCCGGTGACCACGGTCAGCCTCTCCTTCATCGGGCTGAGCCAGTTGACGATGTTGTTGACGATCACGCCCGACGCGGTGCGCCCGGTGATCGTGATCATGTCCTCATGCTCCCGGCCGCTCTTGAAGGCGGTCTGGGCGAACACCGTCTCGTAGTCGCTCTGGACGACCCACGCGGTGAGGTCGACGTCGTGGGATGCGAGATCCTTCCCGACCCCGACGTCCGCGATGCGGGCGGGGAAGGGACCCTGGCGCCGGGTGACGACCTGGTACACGGCGCCGAGGTCGCCGGCTTCGATGCGCCGCCTCAGCTCCTGAACCGCCGGGTTGAAGCGCTCGATGTGCCCCACGGCACCCACCAGACCAGCCGAGGTGAATGCGTCGACCATCCGCTGACCGGCGTCGATGCTGTGCGCGATCGGCTTCTCCACCAGCGTGTGGACGCCCGCGGCCGCGAGCTTGAGCGCGGCGTCCTCGTGATACTGCGTCGGCACGGCGACCACGGCGATGTCGATCCCTGCCGCGATGAGCGCGTCGATGTCGGGGAGGATCTCCAGATCCCCGGCGACGCCGTGCGGGTCTCCCCCGGGGTCGGCGATCGCGACCAGGTCGATCCCGTCGATCTCGCGGAGGACGCGTGCGTGGTGGCGTCCCATCATCCCGACGCCGAGGAGACCGGCGCGCAGAGTCATCAGGAACCCGCCTTCGCGACGGCGTTGACGGCGGCGACGATGCGCTCGAGGTCGTCCTGACTCAGCGACGGATGCACGGGCAGCGACGCCACCTCGCGAGCGGCGCGCTCGGTCTCCGGCAGGTCGAGGCCGGGGGCGAAGTGGGTGAGGGAGGGCAGCCGGTGGTTCGGGATCGGGTAGTAGACACCCGCCCCGACGTTGTACTCGCTCTTCAGCGCGGCGACGAAGCCGTCGCGGTCCTCGGGAACCCGGATGGTGTACTGGTGGTAGACGTGAACGGCGCCCTCGGCGACCGGCGGAACCACGACTCCCTGCAGGTTCGCGTCCAGGAACGCCGCGTTCTGCTGACGCTGCCTGGTCCACGCGTCGACCTTGGTGAGCTGAACCCGGCCGATCGCGGCGTGGATGTCGGTCATCCGCGCGTTGAAGCCGATGACCTCGTTCTCGTACTGACGCTCCATGCCCTGGTTGCGCAGGAGCTTCACCTGGCGGGCGAGCTCGTCGGTCGCCGTCGTGACCATGCCGCCTTCGCCGCTGGTCATGTTCTTCGTCGGGTACAGGCTGAACATCGCGAACTCGCCGAAGGAACCGACCGGGCGCCCGTCGAGCGCCGCACCATGAGCCTGGGCGGCATCCTCGTACAGGGCGACGCCGCGCTCGGCTGCGAGAGCCTCGAGTTCGCGCATGCGGGCCGGGTGGCCGTACAGGTGGACCGGGAGGATGCCCTTGGTCTTCGGCGTGATCGCCGCGGCGACGGCCTCGGGATCGAGCGAGAAAGTGTCGGGCTCGATGTCGACGAACACCGGGGTGCCGCCGGTCAACGCGACGGAGTTGCCCGTGGCGGCGAAGGTGAAGGACGGGACGATGACCTCGTCACCCGCGCCCACACCGGCGGCGAGAAGCCCCAGGTGCAGCCCCGCGGTGCCCGAGTTCACCGCGACGGACGGACGACCGGGCACGAAGTGCTCCGAGAACTCCTTCTCGAACGCCGCGACCTCGGGGCCCTGCGCCACCATGCCGCTGCGGAGCACGCGGTCGACGGCCTCGCGCTCCTCGTCGCCGATGATGGGCTTTGCGGGGGGAATGAACTCGCTCACACGGTCTCCTTGGTCAGTTTTCCGTCGGTTTCGAAGAATCGGTCACCCGTGCTAGGGCAGACCCAGGTGTTCTCGGCATCGCCGCGCACCAAAGGCACGCCGGACTCCCCCACCCAGCCGATGCGACGCGCGGGGACACCGGCCACCAGGGCGTACGCGGGAACGTCCTTCACCACGACAGCACCGGCCGCGACAGTGGCCCAGGCGCCGATCGTCACGGGAGCGACGCAGGTCGCACGGGCGCCGATGGCGGCGCCCCTTTCGATGGTGACTCCGACGGGCTCCCAGTCGTGCGCGCTCTTGATGGTGCCGTCGGCGTTGATCGCACGCGGATAGGTGTCGTTGGTCAGAACGACGGCCGGCCCGATGAAGACGCCGTCGCCGAGCTTCGCCGGCTCGTACACGAGTGCGTAGTTCTGGACCTTGCAGTTGTCGCCCATGACGACCCCGGTGCCGATGTAGGCGCCGCGCCCGACGATGCAGTTCGCACCGAGCCGGGCGTTCTCGCGCACCTGCGCGAGGTGCCAGATGGACGAACCGTCACCGATCGTGGCGTCGGTGGAGACATCTGCGGAGTCGACGATCCGCACTCGAGAGAACTCTGCCACTTCACACGCTTCCTGCGCCGCCGCCGCAGGGCAGGCGCAGGGGAAAGTCTATCGGCTGAGGCGGCCACACCTGATGAATGGCCGAGAGCGGCCATGCGCCCTGTCAGAATGGTGTCATGCGTGAAACACCGAGCGGGTCCGTGCCGGACAGCACATCCTGGATCGTCATACCGCTCTACAACGAGGCGAGCGTCATCGGCGACGTCATCATGAACCTCCGGCCGCGCTTCACGCACATCGTCTGCGTCGATGACGGCTCGACCGACGGTTCTCCCGAGGAGGCGGCGCGCGCCGGAGCGCACGTCGTCCATCATCCGGTGAACCTCGGTCAGGGAGCAGCGCTCCAGACCGGGATCGAGTACGCCCTGACCCACGATTCCTGCGAGTACATCGTGACCTTCGACGCCGACGGCCAGCATCGTGTCGAGGATGCCGTGGAGATGCTCGAGACCGCACGCTCCGAGGGGGCTGCGATCATCTTCGGCTCGCGTTTCCTGGACGACCGCACGAATCCGGGATGGCTCAAGAAGGTCGTGCTGAAGACGGCGATCCGTGTGACCAACCTCACCACCGGGATGAAGCTCACCGACGCGCACAACGGACTCCGCGTGATCCGACGCGATGCGGCGGATCAGATCGACCTCAAGCAGGACCGCATGGCGCACGCGACCGAGATCGTCCTCGAGCTCGGTCGCACAGGTCTTCCATGGCGCGAGCACCCCGTCGAGCTGCTGTACACCGACTACTCGAAAGGCAAGGGGCAGAGCGTGCTCAACTCCATCAACATCCTGGTCGACCTGGTGGTGCGCTGATGTGGGTCCAGCTGCTGCTCATCGCAGCCATCGTCATCCTCGGACTGGTCGTCATGCGCCGCACAGGCGCCGACAGCCACCTGGCGATCCGCCGCATCCTCATGATGCTGTTCATCATCGCCGCGGTCCTGTCGGTGCTCTTCCCGCAGTGGCTCACCTGGGTGGCGTCGCTGATCGGCGTCGGGCGCGGGACGGACCTGCTCTTCTATGCCCTGGTCGTGATGTTCCTCACCTTCGTGTACACCCAGTATCGGAGGAACCTGGCCATGCAGCGTCAACTCACGCTCCTGGCACGGAAGATCGCTCTGCTCGACGCGGAGAACGACGAGCGCGCTACTCGCAGCCGGTGACCCGGTAGAGCGTGGCGTCGCCGACGCTCTCGACCTCGGTCAGGAGTGCCGAATCGCCGAGGTGATGCAGGCCATCGAAAGTCGTCCAGTGATTCTCGAAGAGCTGGCGGTCACCGAAGTCCAGCACGTGCGTCACACCGAGCCTGTCGACCGCGTCGCACACCTGATCTCCACCCGCGGCGAAGTCGCGGGCGAGCAGGTCGGCATCGGCTCCGTATCGCCCGGTGACGTGAGGGAACACCACGTCATGTCCGGTGTAGGCGAAGAGCAGCCCGGCCCCCGTGAGGGGGTCGCCGAGCACGATCGAATCGTCGTCCAGGTCGTCGCCGATCTCCTCGAACAGCGCGGCTTCGTCGGAGGACAGTCCCTGTGACTGCGCAGTGAAGAGGTAGCTGGAATTGCGCATGTACGACAGATCGTTGGCCAGGGCCGGCAGGTGACTCGCCGCCCCGAGCGCGAGCAGAGCGCCGACGACGACGGACGTGGCGCGTGCGCCACCGATCCAGCGCTCATGGAGCCACCCCGCGACGACAGCGGCCCCGAGGCCGGCCAGAGGGATGCCCCAGACCGCGAGCAGCGCCCCCACCCTGGTCGTGTCGTCGTACCAGACCCCCACGGCGAGGCTGCGGAGAGACAGGATCGGGAACCATGCCGACGCGAGATAGAAGGCGATCGACACGCCGCCGGCGAACAGCACCCACCACTGACGGTCCTTCACGACCCGCCAGATCCCG
This genomic interval from Microbacterium hydrocarbonoxydans contains the following:
- a CDS encoding glycosyltransferase family 2 protein, giving the protein MRETPSGSVPDSTSWIVIPLYNEASVIGDVIMNLRPRFTHIVCVDDGSTDGSPEEAARAGAHVVHHPVNLGQGAALQTGIEYALTHDSCEYIVTFDADGQHRVEDAVEMLETARSEGAAIIFGSRFLDDRTNPGWLKKVVLKTAIRVTNLTTGMKLTDAHNGLRVIRRDAADQIDLKQDRMAHATEIVLELGRTGLPWREHPVELLYTDYSKGKGQSVLNSINILVDLVVR
- a CDS encoding acyltransferase yields the protein MAEFSRVRIVDSADVSTDATIGDGSSIWHLAQVRENARLGANCIVGRGAYIGTGVVMGDNCKVQNYALVYEPAKLGDGVFIGPAVVLTNDTYPRAINADGTIKSAHDWEPVGVTIERGAAIGARATCVAPVTIGAWATVAAGAVVVKDVPAYALVAGVPARRIGWVGESGVPLVRGDAENTWVCPSTGDRFFETDGKLTKETV
- a CDS encoding DegT/DnrJ/EryC1/StrS family aminotransferase, which gives rise to MSEFIPPAKPIIGDEEREAVDRVLRSGMVAQGPEVAAFEKEFSEHFVPGRPSVAVNSGTAGLHLGLLAAGVGAGDEVIVPSFTFAATGNSVALTGGTPVFVDIEPDTFSLDPEAVAAAITPKTKGILPVHLYGHPARMRELEALAAERGVALYEDAAQAHGAALDGRPVGSFGEFAMFSLYPTKNMTSGEGGMVTTATDELARQVKLLRNQGMERQYENEVIGFNARMTDIHAAIGRVQLTKVDAWTRQRQQNAAFLDANLQGVVVPPVAEGAVHVYHQYTIRVPEDRDGFVAALKSEYNVGAGVYYPIPNHRLPSLTHFAPGLDLPETERAAREVASLPVHPSLSQDDLERIVAAVNAVAKAGS
- a CDS encoding DUF2304 domain-containing protein, coding for MWVQLLLIAAIVILGLVVMRRTGADSHLAIRRILMMLFIIAAVLSVLFPQWLTWVASLIGVGRGTDLLFYALVVMFLTFVYTQYRRNLAMQRQLTLLARKIALLDAENDERATRSR
- a CDS encoding Gfo/Idh/MocA family protein, producing MMTLRAGLLGVGMMGRHHARVLREIDGIDLVAIADPGGDPHGVAGDLEILPDIDALIAAGIDIAVVAVPTQYHEDAALKLAAAGVHTLVEKPIAHSIDAGQRMVDAFTSAGLVGAVGHIERFNPAVQELRRRIEAGDLGAVYQVVTRRQGPFPARIADVGVGKDLASHDVDLTAWVVQSDYETVFAQTAFKSGREHEDMITITGRTASGVIVNNIVNWLSPMKERLTVVTGEKGAFVADTSTGDLTFYANGTFPLEWESVSSFRGVSEGDVTRYAFAKREPLRVEHEAFRDAVLGHETDVVTMAQGLRTLAVVEAALDSARSNAVVVL